Proteins encoded within one genomic window of Bombina bombina isolate aBomBom1 chromosome 1, aBomBom1.pri, whole genome shotgun sequence:
- the LOC128645756 gene encoding tumor necrosis factor ligand superfamily member 10, with protein MASTQQYYRSESSESATTMLRVGDREESSSGTGEKNRPRRECNPMLLAVAVTFILALQVACTTGLFVYFSMSISKLKAQTQGTSEELRCLQIINSMGDMSDPVESDLDGLILNESCQKLTSSIKSYVTQVTENIISMTAAREASRSIMNRSETVSLRGNNIKSSAHLTLHRSATNGEVRLGNENFGTPSQSCRFPITNWDFENPLSHKQNMSYQNGKLKIQQDGKYYVYSQIYFRFLKNKAESAPPTSGHQLVQCMNKKTSYINPILLLKGVGTKCWAPNAEYGLHSVHLGGVFELRTGDELFVSVSSLDMIHTDGTASYFGAFRLDM; from the exons ATGGCTAGCACACAGCAGTATTACCGAAGTGAGAGCAGCGAGTCTGCCACTACTATGCTGCGGGTAGGGGACAGGGAGGAGAGCAGCTCAGGGACTGGAGAGAAGAATCGGCCCAGAAGAGAGTGCAACCCCATGTTGCTGGCAGTGGCTGTCACCTTTATCCTTGCTCTGCAGGTGGCCTGTACCACTGGATTGTTTGTATACTTCAGTATGTCCATCTCCAAG CTAAAAGCTCAAACCCAGGGAACATCTGAGGAATTACGTTGCCTTCAGATTATCAACAGTATGGGGGATATGTCTGACCCTGTGGAATCTGACTTGGATGGCTTGATACTTAATGAATCATGTCAGAAGTTGACCAGCAGTATCAAGTCATACGTAACTCAG GTAACAGAAAACATTATATCAATGACAGCAGCAAGAG AAGCCTCTAGGAGTATCATGAACAGATCAGAAACAGTGTCACTCAGAGGGAACAACATCAAGTCATCTGCTCATCTCACACTCCACAGAAGTGCCACTAATG gcgAAGTGAGACTGGGAAATGAGAATTTTGGGACTCCTTCCCAGTCTTGCCGTTTCCCCATTACCAACTGGGATTTTGAGAACCCTTTGTCCCACAAACAAAACATGAGCTATCAAAATGGCAAACTCAAAATTCAGCAAGATGGAAAATACTATGTTTATTCTCAGATTTACTTTCGATTCCTTAAGAACAAGGCGGAAAGTGCCCCCCCTACATCTGGCCATCAACTGGTACAGTGCATGAACAAGAAGACATCATACATAAACCCTATTTTGCTTCTGAAAGGGGTAGGTACCAAGTGTTGGGCACCCAATGCTGAATATGGGCTCCACTCTGTCCACCTTGGGGGAGTTTTTGAGCTGAGAACTGGAGATGAGCTGTTTGTCTCTGTCTCTTCCTTAGACATGATTCATACTGATGGGACAGCTAGCTACTTTGGCGCTTTCCGACTAGATATGTGA